AATCTGAAAGTAGTCAATTTGGAAAACCAATATAAAGGATATTTTCTATTTAGTTTAAAGTAACTGAGCAAAATTATTTATATGCAAATAGAATCTTGCTCTGTATCTACATTTTCAATAGTTATAGTATTACATCTCTCAAAAGCAATCACATTTCCATATTCAGGCTTTGCATACAGACGTACAGGAGTATCTCCTAAGCCTATAATTTTGATATTTCTCACATCATGGATTAGCAATTCATAACCATCATAAACTTCTCTAAAATTATAATTTGTACTTGATTTACCTGAATTTGCTAAATCTGAAATATGAAAATAATGTCCTTTAAGTTGAATAATTGTATTAGAACCAATTGCATTTAAAAACTCTTGCACCGTTGTAACTGTGGCTGTTTTTTGTTTTTGATTAGTTTGAGCGAGTACTCCACCTTTATTAGATACATCCTCATTTGGTTAAACTTGAGCGATTGATTGACCAGAAAATAATAAACGTTATCACGATTAATTATTCATGTGTGTTTAGTTTAGCTTCGCTGAGCACTACGTCGTTCGCAGAACTGAACAATCACGCTTCCTCAGAAGCATGATTAAAGCACAAAATGATGCTTCTGAGGAAGCGACAAATTCGTTTGTTAGCAAACGAATGCACAAAAATAACTGTGATAACGGTTAAAAATTAAATAACAAAAAAAAGCATTTCCAAAATTAATTAGAAATGCTTTTTGTATTCAAGTGAATACTAAGTAGGATAGAATTGGATAAATTCTTAAAAGTAGAACTAATATCAATTCATAATGTCTTAAAAATGTAGCCGACAATACACCGCTCAACCATCTACCCTTGCTGCCTTCCGACCCTGGGGGAGTTCAACAGGAGCTAGTCACGCCGACCACGATGCAAAGGTACTACTTTTTTTTAGAGATGCAAGCAAAAGTCAGTATTTTTTTTATCTTTTTTCTTATTATTTTCAAATAACTCAATAACTACTTAAAAATCATTGAGTTACAAATAGTATTTTTTTTGAAGAAAAAAATAAGCATTAAAAAAAACTCAATAAAAAAAGGTATTTCTAAATCAGAATAAAACTGAGTTAAAAATACCTTTTCAATGTCTTCTATTTTCATAAGAAAATGTAGCCAGCAATACACCGCTCAACCATCTACCCTTGCTGCCTTCCGACCCTGGGGGAGTTCAACAGGAGCTAGTCACGCTGACTACGATGCAAAGGTACGAATCTTTTTCAGACATGCAATAGCTTCAATAAAAATTTATGAAGAAATTTGGCTAAAAACAGTCTTTAAATTTTGAATTATGATTTAAGTTACTTACTTTCAAGGTTTTGTGTAAATTAATTAATTTTTAAATTATATCTAAAAAGTATTTTTTCAAGCAGATTTAAGTTCCAAGACGGTAATTTCTGGCAAAATTCCAATTCTTCCTGGGTAACCCAAATAACCAAAACCACGATTGACATATAGATACTGGTTTTCATGCTTGTACAAATCTGCCCATTGTTCATACATATATTTCACAGGACTCCATTTGAAAACTTCTGTATCGATACCAAACTGCATTCCGTGTGTATGTCCTGCTAAAGTCAAATCAATATCTTTGAAAGCTCGTTTTTGAATATTCATTTTATCATAATAGTCTGTATAAAGTTTTGCCTTCGAACCATTTACTTGTGCGTCCCAATGACTAGGGTCATGAGAAAGTAAAATCTTTACAGGTGCATCTTCACTTCCTTTATAGGCTTTTTCCAAATCTCCATGACGAGCAAAATTTCCTTTTGCGCCCCAGTTTTCAATTCCGATAAGAGCAATTTTTTCATTATTAGTTTCTAAAAAATGGTGTTCATTCATAAGTAACTTCCAACCCATTCTACCATGGGTTGCTTTTAAATCTTCTAAGTTTTTGCGTTTCGCTGCTGGAGATTCCCATTGTACATAATCCCCATAGTCATGATTTCCTAACGTAGAATAAACACCCATTGGAGCTTTGAGTTTACTAAAAATATCTTGATAGTCTTTCATTTCCTTTGCCATATTATTTACCAAATCACCCGTAAATAAAATAACATCAGGCTTTTGTTTCATAATCAAATCAATTCCACCCTCAACGGCTTTTTTATTAAAAAAACTTCCCGAATGAACATCTGAAATCTGAACCATTTTTATTCCATCAAAAGCCTTTGGAAGATTTGGCAAAACGATTGTCTTTTTTCTGACCGTGTAATCATGCGCCCCTGAAACAATTCCCCAACTAAGTGTAACTAAGGGAGTAGCCATTGCAACAACCCCTGCTTTCATCAAAAACTCTGAACGAGGAATTTTATTTGCTCCTTCTTTAATTTCTTCTGTATTTTGATCAGTCGTTCCTACTACATCAGAAATTTCAGAAGTAATTGACGGATTTATTTTGTAATATACCCAAGTGAAAAGACGAATTACATCATCAATTATAAGGAATAAAGCACCAAAAATTTTAGAAATATAGAGCATAAATGCCCAAGTCAGTAAAAACTGCCTAAATGTATAAGGAATTTGGTCAGCAGGAAAGAAATTATAGACTACAATTCCTCCAAGTGTCAGAGCATTTATTCCCCAATAAATAAAATGAATAGTTTTGCGAGTGCTTTCACTTGAGGAAATAGTAAGTGTTTTGACAAGTTGAAAAATATAAACATCTAATAAAAGAAGTATAACAACAAAGACAAGTGAAAATAATTGTCGATTCATAAAAGTAAAAAGTAGAAAGTGAAAATTTAAAGAAGGTCATTTATGACTTATATTTTGAGGTAAAGCCATAGATCTTTAATTTATTTCGACGAGTAAATTAAAAAAGCCGATTGATAAATTCAGTTTGGTAAACGAATTGAACTTTGTTTGGTTAGTTTTAAAACGTTATTTGATAGAAATTAAACACTATTTAACTTCATTGTAAACTATCTAATTAAGATATGTTTTACCTAGTAATTTATGTAGTTAATTAATTATGATTATTTCGCTTCGTTTTCTTCAAAGTTTTGTTTGAAGTTTTAGGAAAATCAATATCTATCTACTATTTTTAGGCTAGTTTGAATAAACAAGCTGACAAAACTAAAAAATACAGATTATATCAATTCATTTAATTCAATTTTTAAATAATTGAGTTCAAATAATAAAATTTAGCATACAGACATTTAATAGCTTAATATTTTTTTGATGAAACAACGTTCTACCTTTCTTTTATCTCTTCAAAAATTCACTCGTTATTTAGGCAGAGAGTGGCTTTCTAGTCTTATCTTTCAACGTATTTTTCTAGTTGTTTTTGCTATTGGTATTTATGCCAATACATTTACACATGAGTATGCAACAGAAGGTTCTCGTTTGCTTTCTCAGAGTGATATGGCTCATAAAGGTTTGGGAGTAGATGGAATCATGAACATCTTTAAACAAGATAGTTATGCAGATGTAAATAGTTCAAAATCAAAATTTATTCCTGCCAATGAGCATTATCAGCCTGTTACACTTCTTACTTTTGCCATTGAATATACACTTTTTGGAGAAAGTCCAAACATAAGTCATGTCATAAACGTACTCTTGTATGCACTTACAGGAATGCTTTTGTTATCAGTTTTGAATCGGATTTTTTCTGGTTATTTGGAAGAGCGTCCTCGTAAAATTCTAGCCTTTGTAGCTACTCTTATTTTTATTGCACATCCTGTTCATACTGAAATTGTAGCTAGTATAAAAGGACGAAATGAACTTCTTTCATTTTTGTGGTTACTTTTGATGACTTATTTATTGCTTCGTACAGCTTTTGCTAGAGGAGCAATTCGTTTTGTATATCTTCCCTTAGTTGCAGTTTCATTCTTTCTAGCTCTTTTGACAGAAGAGACCGCAATTTCTTTTATGTTTATTTTGCCTTTAGTTCTTTATTATTTTATTCCACTTCGCAAAGTAGATATTTTTGTTTTAGCTATTCCTATTTTATTTACAGCTTTTGGCTATTGGCAGCTACGGGACTTTTTCACAAAAGATGTAGAACAAGCACATCTGATGCATAGTATTTTGAATAATCCATTTGTATATGCTGATTTGTCTCAAAAAATAAGCACACTCATTTTTGCTTTTGCCAAATATATAGAACTTTTAATAGCTCCTATTAATCTTTCTCACGATTATTCTTTCAATCAAATTACAATCAAAGAATGGACAGATGTTCGGGTAGTGATGACATTTTTGGGAATAGTAGGTGCAGGCGTTATTTCAGTTATAAATATTAGGAAAAAAGGAATTTATACTTTTGCTTATTTTTATTTTATTGGTTATTTACTATTCATTTATGTAACTGAATTTTTAATTAACCCTGATGAATTTGTTTTTCTTTCTCCTGGAACTATTATTTCAGAAAGATTACTTTATTTGCCTTCTTTAGCTTTTTGTATTGCTACAGCGTTCGGCTTATATGATTTGTTTGGTTGGTTGGTTGCTAACAAAAAAAGGGCTGCACGATGGGTTTATACTTATACTTTTGTAGGAACTTCGTTAGTATTGGTGCTTTACAGCATCAAAACAGTTGTTAGAAATGAATCATGGAAAAATGACATGACACTTATGAAAGCTGATGTTGATAATTCACCTAATAGTGTACGTCTTCGTTATATGTTGGGAAGAAGTTATATTATTGAAGCTGATAGTACGGTTTCATTTAGGCAAAAAGCGAGGTATTTGGAAAAAGCAGCCGATCAACTTCGAAAAGCTGTTACTATCTATCCAAGTTATGCTGATGCAATTGCACTTCTAGGAACTGTTTATACTGACTTAGGACAAGAAGATAAAGCAGGACGTTATTACAAAAGAGCTATTCAAATCAATCCTCAATCTATTGTAACCCAAGAAGAATATGGAAAAATGTGTTTAGCAAATGGTGATTATCATCAAGCTGTAGAGTGTTTTAAACAGTGGGGAATTTTGGAAATGAACCCAACAGCCTTTTTATACTTAGGAAAAACCTATGAGTTTTTGGAAGAACCTGATTCTGCTACGGCTGCTTATGGACTTGTAGTTTCTTTTAAAGATTCAGACTATAATGAAGTAGTTGGAGATGCTTATTATAGAATGGCAAATATTTATGTTAGTGAAAGTTTGAATGACTCAACAACGAATAAAACTAAAGATGCAGTTGATTTGTACCTGAAAGCTGTAAGTAAAAATAAGCGAAATTTAGATGCTTATCTAAAACTAAGTAGCCTTTATGAAAAAGAAGGAAAAGTAACAAAAGCTATTTACACCCTTGAAGGTGCAATTATTTACTTCCCAAAATCAGAAGAGTTGTATAGAACAATAGCTAGGTTATATGGAATCGAAGAAGATGAAGAAAAACAACAACTTTATATAAAACAGGCTGATTCTGTTTTGGGATTGAATGAAGAATAAACAGATTTTGTTTTAAAAATGAAATTGTCTGTTATAATCTAAAAAATCCATAGAACTGATTTATAAAATCAATTCTATGGAAAAAATAAGCTATCTATAAAAACAGGGTTGGAACCCTGTCCAATTTATAATTCATAGCCTATTTTTGAAAATATATCTTTAGTAAAAAATCACAAAAGGTAGTTTTTTAATTGAACAGGGTTTTAACCCTGTTTATTAATGCGTGAATTTTTCAAAGTATAAATTTATTCATTTTATATTCCTTAGCTAACTTTACTAGCGAATAATTTTATTTTTATTATCTCCAAAAATAAGATTTTGAGCATTATCAGACTTCAAAAACTTGTGAGGAAATCCTAAATCAATTTCACTTACTTTATATAATTCTTCCAAATTATCGTTGGAAAGTTCTACTTTCAAACAACCCAAAGAATCTTCTAATTGATTTACCTTTCTACTTCCAATAATTGGAATCACACTTGAATCTTGTGCTTTAAGCCAAGCCAATGCAACTTGTGCAGGAGAAACACCTAAGTTTTCAGCTATTTCTACCACTTTCTTAGCAATTTTCAGGTTATGTTCATTATACTTGACACTTTCAGCCGAAAGGCGACTACCTTCAATCATCTTGTCATTGTATTTTCCTGTCAGAATACCAGAACCCAATGGACTCCAAGGCGTAATGGCAAGGTCAAAATCTTTAGCCATCGGAACTAAATCACGTTCTACGGTGCGTTCTATCAAACTCCATTCAATCTGTAAACCCACAAATTGTGACCAACCTCTAAAATGAGCCAATGTATTTGCCTTTGAAACTACCCAAGCAGGCGTGTCAGAAATTCCGATATAATGAACCTTTCCACTGCTGATAAGGTCATCTAGTCCACGCATCATTTCTTCTTCCTGTGTTGTGCCATCCCACATATGCACCCAAAGCAAATCTATGTACTCTGTATTCAAACGCTTTAGACTAGCTTCCACAGAACGCATCATATTTTTACGATGAT
This is a stretch of genomic DNA from Bernardetia sp. MNP-M8. It encodes these proteins:
- a CDS encoding aldo/keto reductase, whose amino-acid sequence is MNYKLFGKSGLRVSELCLGTMTFGEEWGNGADKETSKQLFETFANQGGNFLDTANRYTEGTSEKYVGEFIHSDRDYFVLATKYTLYHNKKDPNAAGNHRKNMMRSVEASLKRLNTEYIDLLWVHMWDGTTQEEEMMRGLDDLISSGKVHYIGISDTPAWVVSKANTLAHFRGWSQFVGLQIEWSLIERTVERDLVPMAKDFDLAITPWSPLGSGILTGKYNDKMIEGSRLSAESVKYNEHNLKIAKKVVEIAENLGVSPAQVALAWLKAQDSSVIPIIGSRKVNQLEDSLGCLKVELSNDNLEELYKVSEIDLGFPHKFLKSDNAQNLIFGDNKNKIIR
- a CDS encoding tetratricopeptide repeat protein gives rise to the protein MKQRSTFLLSLQKFTRYLGREWLSSLIFQRIFLVVFAIGIYANTFTHEYATEGSRLLSQSDMAHKGLGVDGIMNIFKQDSYADVNSSKSKFIPANEHYQPVTLLTFAIEYTLFGESPNISHVINVLLYALTGMLLLSVLNRIFSGYLEERPRKILAFVATLIFIAHPVHTEIVASIKGRNELLSFLWLLLMTYLLLRTAFARGAIRFVYLPLVAVSFFLALLTEETAISFMFILPLVLYYFIPLRKVDIFVLAIPILFTAFGYWQLRDFFTKDVEQAHLMHSILNNPFVYADLSQKISTLIFAFAKYIELLIAPINLSHDYSFNQITIKEWTDVRVVMTFLGIVGAGVISVINIRKKGIYTFAYFYFIGYLLFIYVTEFLINPDEFVFLSPGTIISERLLYLPSLAFCIATAFGLYDLFGWLVANKKRAARWVYTYTFVGTSLVLVLYSIKTVVRNESWKNDMTLMKADVDNSPNSVRLRYMLGRSYIIEADSTVSFRQKARYLEKAADQLRKAVTIYPSYADAIALLGTVYTDLGQEDKAGRYYKRAIQINPQSIVTQEEYGKMCLANGDYHQAVECFKQWGILEMNPTAFLYLGKTYEFLEEPDSATAAYGLVVSFKDSDYNEVVGDAYYRMANIYVSESLNDSTTNKTKDAVDLYLKAVSKNKRNLDAYLKLSSLYEKEGKVTKAIYTLEGAIIYFPKSEELYRTIARLYGIEEDEEKQQLYIKQADSVLGLNEE
- a CDS encoding metallophosphoesterase, with amino-acid sequence MNRQLFSLVFVVILLLLDVYIFQLVKTLTISSSESTRKTIHFIYWGINALTLGGIVVYNFFPADQIPYTFRQFLLTWAFMLYISKIFGALFLIIDDVIRLFTWVYYKINPSITSEISDVVGTTDQNTEEIKEGANKIPRSEFLMKAGVVAMATPLVTLSWGIVSGAHDYTVRKKTIVLPNLPKAFDGIKMVQISDVHSGSFFNKKAVEGGIDLIMKQKPDVILFTGDLVNNMAKEMKDYQDIFSKLKAPMGVYSTLGNHDYGDYVQWESPAAKRKNLEDLKATHGRMGWKLLMNEHHFLETNNEKIALIGIENWGAKGNFARHGDLEKAYKGSEDAPVKILLSHDPSHWDAQVNGSKAKLYTDYYDKMNIQKRAFKDIDLTLAGHTHGMQFGIDTEVFKWSPVKYMYEQWADLYKHENQYLYVNRGFGYLGYPGRIGILPEITVLELKSA